Part of the Metarhizium brunneum chromosome 6, complete sequence genome is shown below.
CGGCTAGATGAGCTGCGGAACCGAGGCGCCTGCCAGTATGAAATTTTACTCACGCGTAGCCTCTCACGAAATCACCATACTAACTGTTGTGCAGAGCTGTCGCGTGGTCCAAGTCTGGCACAATAGCCTCATTGGCTCCTGATGGTCTGACTCTCGAGCTTCGATTCTTAAGATGCCATCCGGACACCGGGGCTTGGGAGCTCAGTGAGCCGACCACTTGTGACCTTGTCAAGGGAACGCCAGCAATTCCCCTGGTGCATTTGGAATGGGGCACGACAAACACTCCGGATCTGGCTGTAATAGATGCAGCTGGAAGAGTTTCTTTGGTGAGCTTTGCCATTTCGTTGAACCACCCCTTCATAACCAGAAAATGGGAGACGGACACGATTGACGACCTCCATGGAATCGCTGGCTGTTACTGGCTCCCTGTGGCCCCAACAAATCAGCAGGTgagttcttcttctccctttATTTGCCGTATGTTCGGAATTGTGTTGTCGAAATTTCTGACTTGTCCAAGAAACCGTTCAACATAATGTACGGGCCGGCAAATAAGAGTGGAAACGGGTATCAATATGAAAGCTCCTTCGTACATGCTATAGGGCCAAACCATCCGCATTCGGCCAAGAGCGCTCTTTTCTGTGTGAGCTCTGGGGGTATGTTGAAGATGTACTGGTCACAGAACAATGGCCGCATGGAGGAGACAACAATGGAGCTCGAGAGCGTAAACACATCTGACGAGCTTGTCACGCATGCAGCTTTTGCTTCCGATAAAAGTGAGTGGGCTCTGTCTTTTCTAAACAACCACAAAATCCCTACATCAGATGGCTGAATGCAATATAGAACACCTGCTCGCTGCTGTTGCAACCTCGTCTCGGCAATTGAAGCTCCTTAAAATCGAAATACAGTGGGGGGGACCTGGTTCCTCTTCAGAGAAAATAACCATGCCCCAGAATGCAAGGTTAAATCCTGCTCTTGTGGAAACACATATTGCATCGGCCAGTTGGTTATATGCTGGCCCCAACGAAACAAATTATGACGCTTCGATGGCTGAACTCTCCTTTTTGCATGTCTTGCCGGCCGTAATGGACAACACTGGCTCCAGCACAGTTCCGCCATTGATCATGACTGTGAGGTCGAGGAATGTGGGTGATGGATCTTTCCAATCAGCCCAGAGCGTCTTGGATCGATGGGAAGCCATCGAATCCAAGCAAAGTCTTGATTCTGCCTTTGAACAACTGGGAAATCGGAGAAACAGTGTTTCGTCGGACCCGCCAAACACcataaagcttaaaaaacTGGAATCCATCGTGATCAACAAAGTCGTCATTGGAATTCAGGATATCCAGTACAGAAAAGTCCTTCTTTTGACAATGTCAGATGGGTCCATTGAGTATCGAGATCGATTCACGTTCGAAGAAATATATGCGAATGAAGATCTCACCAAAGTCATGACCTTGCGACAGGTTGGATGGACCTTTTCCGATAGCGGACCATGTAAGTCTTGCCACGCATACATTTGTTTGCATATATTGAAGAATACGGCTAACACCAAACAGGCCATCAAGTCGCTTTCTCCCCGACATGCTGTTCCATGATACAGATTGGAGACGATGCAAAGGTCCGGTGGAACAAACTTGAGTATCCATTAGGTGACATTGGCAGCTCTCCACAAGATCGTAGGTTATAATTCTGCTTATTGCGTACGGAAGTTGGCCTAACGTGGCTTAGCCCATTATCCTGCTACCATTGCAGCATTATCCATCGCAGCGGCTTCTTGTCTGTGGCATCAGAGCAATTGTGATGATCTTTTAGCTGTTGTACAATCTCTGGCAACAAGAAAGAGTAAGCATTTGCCATTGAGAAACCGGCTAATTATACCCACGAAATTAACGTCAGGCAGGATTTTTACCCGACTGGATCAGTGAAATCATTCGAATTCTGAAGATTCAAGTCGATTATTCTGAGGAGACACACCATGACTCGCTTATGAGGAACTCTCCGCTGCAGTCTTGCCTCAGCATAATGAGTAGCTTAGGGTTTCGGGGGGAAACTCGTAGACGATCATTTCAGAGCAAATTTGCCATAATCAGTCTGAATATGCGAAATGTTGTGATTCTCATCACTCTTGCAAGCAACACGCCAATGAACATCAGAGAGAAGATGAGTCCTTTGGATGAACACGGTGAGATTGATCCCCGCGCAGAGGCTACGTTGATGGATCTAGACTGATGCCAGGTTTATAGAGGTTGTGGAAGCTCTCGCAGGCTGCGCAAAGTGGTCTGTCGACCTACTGTGCTGGTTGGTTGACTGTCTATTTGAGCTGATGAATGATGACAACTTTATACAACGACTGAACCCACAGCGGTTTGGGGAGTTGAACCAATACCTTCACGACAGGAACGACGTGTCACTCCACTTGTTGCTCTCATCTTCAAGTCGCAGTTTTGTGTCGGCTGTATGCCGCAGAATTTCCCTCCTAGAGAACATTAGCAACAAAGCCATCGAGTTTTATAAACGACAGGCATCAGGAGATCAACAGGGCGGTGCCAAACCACCCAATCCTCAACTGCAGCAAGCATACCAAAAAATGCAGCAGGTTACGTCCACGAGCCTGATTAAGGTGACAGAATTTGAGAAGTTGTTAAATATACTGGCTTCGGATATCCGGCAAACATACGCACAGTGCATACCCGGAATGGCCAGGAACCGACCCAATCCTCCACAAGGGAAGCAGATGGACATTGCTATTAAGAACACTCAAGCTCATTTCGAGATGGCGATGTTGCTTAGTGGGTCTCTCGGCTCGTATTTCCTACCAGTGTTGAGCAAGCTCTTTGCCAAGGACCTCCCTGCGTTCCGCAAGCTCACCGATCCGGCCAAGTTGTTTTTTGCCGACTTTGAACTATTGGGAGTACAAGACGACAGGAGTAGTCTGGCTGCCAGGAAGGCCAAGGGTGTGCATGTGGACATCTTCAAGAGGACAGAGCTACGAAGCGGCTGTGGAACAAGCAGATGGAGGAGATGCACAAGATGCACAGCGGTCATGGAAGATGTGTTTGGCAGTCGTCCTGGCTTCACCTTTGTGCTTGCACAGCAGCGCAAATGTTCTTGCAGCGGGTATTGGGCATTACTTCCCAAGGGCAAACTAGTTCTGTAGAGTTGCATTCGCCGACTCTTTATTGAAAGGAATACTACGACATGTACATAGAGTAGCTAGACCCTTCGTGTTTGGGCAGGATAAGAGTTTTATTACCCATCAGTCCAACGTTACTCAACGCCCACAGTAGAGAGACCAGGAAGGCTTGTTTTGCCAAAGAACCGGCAATACAGCGCGCGGTCAAATATGTGTGAGTAAACGCATCCCAAGGCACCGCACTCGATGCGCACTCCAGCATCAGAGACAACTGTGTGAGACGTAGTGGCACTAGCAGAGCATGGATTGCGTCGAAGAATAGAAGCATAATAGATCGAGCCTACATCTCTCGTCCATTGCACTTATCTACAAAGGATACAGAGCTAGCCTAGCACAGAATATTCAACAACGGCACGGAGTAATGGAAACTTGTCACGCGAGCATCACCTCTATACCAAACGCAGACATCAAGAGCCATTCACACACCAAGGTGACAATCTCAAATCGAACGTTCCAAGACCATACGCCATGATTGGACGTTGATCGCCAAACAATCAACATGATGCCTCCCATTCTAGCCAATGCCTTGGACGAGCGACAGCAGCAATGTGACTCGTTAGCGAAGGAAGATCCTACGGCATCAGTCTGATTGCAGAGTATCGTCCGGACGAAGTAGTGCTACTAGTAGCACTTCCAAAAAAAGACACGTCCCCGCCAGCTAATTTAAGCCAAGGCTGTGTTTGGGCCAACAGTtgaagccatggcgaggaTTACTCCAAAAAGCACTTTTGGAGCGGACATGGACTATCAGACATCTGAAATTACGCGGTGGGCCGTGGGTCTTCCAATTTGGAAGTACCGAAGCTTCTGTCCGGGGAGGAAGAATAGCGAAATGGCTTCTTGGAAAGGGGACACGAGATTTTGCCCTCTGCTTTTTTCTTCATCGTGTagttactactagtagttaCATTGTACTTATGCGTCAGGCGCTCCGAGACAAGTCGGTGTGGTTCCCGACGCAGGTACGTAGCCGCgtgagtactccgtagacaaGGTGCCCATGCCCAGTGAGCCAGCCCGTGCAAGAAGATGTCAAGTGCCAGTGgaagaagcaagcaagaTGCCATGCGCAGTCGTACGATACAAGGGCACGGGGATATTTTTGGTGGAGGGCCAAAAAGCAATCAAGGTTTTGGGAGAGATTTCTTGTTTTTGGCAGGGAAACAACATTTTGGGgcctggtactccgtactccgtgctcgTATGTGTGCATGATTCACTTTGTGTGGTTGATAACCCTGATGGTTTCTGAAGCATCTGCTAGGTTGCTTGCGACTGGTTGCCGATGCCATCTTGATAGACCAGCGATGGAAACCCAGTTTCTCCAGTGCTGCCCAGCGACACCGATACGCATGAGAGTGACCCGCATCGTCGCACACGTGGTTTGCAAAACGCAAACGCATCATGGTAACACCTCGTGATGACAACCACCAAACGCCACGAGTTCTTCTTTCCCAATGAAgtcgccattgtcgacgaAAGGGTGCAAGGGGCGCAAAGGCTTGGCGGTGACGGCGCTTGGCTGACTGGCTATGAATTGATTGCGTTGAAGCAATCGACCAGACCGTTAAGAAGCTCAGCCTGGCCAATCCATTGACAACTTAATGTTGCAGGCGCTTACACACCATGGCTGGATGTACCTCGTACCTTGCTAGTCGTCTGCCCATGCAGCCAACAACCCCCAAGTCTGAATGCGGCGATTCTCCTTTTAGGTCCCTTGTTCCTTTTGCCAACCTCATCTTGGTCCCCCTTCCGACCAAGACCTGGGAGCGGAGTCCTTCGACCTCTGTATATCGCCAGCCAACCAGTCCGTGTCTCTTGTTGGCTTGTGGAGTCGTGACTCCATATTAGCCCGATGCCTGTTGACCTGATACGATCCTCGGCATGTGCAAATATCCCAGCCTATAAGTGTACCCAGGTAGTTAAGAAGTGTTCCTGGTTGATTGTAGTAGTATTTCAAACCAGTCGGagatatgtatgtactacgAAGTGAGACGAGGGCAGGATTGGTGCTATGATGCGTGAGCTTCTAAAACCAGTTGCATCCCGGCAGACCGGGTATCCAAAACtcgtagtactccgtatcgcgAACTTAGTACACGGAATATACGGAACAACTTCATATACGTGTATGAGATGAACTCGTCTTGGAAAAACCCCGTACGGTGGAAGCCACCGAACAAGTACTTACACATCTTCCTACGTCAAGGAAAAGTCCCGAGAGCGTAGTGCCGGCGCTAGGCACTGTCACTGACAGCTTGAAACAACGTGAGAACCATTTACGGTTTCATCCTGTTTTGATCTTCCTCGCATGCCTCGCCAACGTCGGCGAAGGCCGTGTTttttacggagtagtatttGTTCCTGTTTCGTTTGGTTTCTGGCCACCAGATCGGGTTACAACAGAAAATAACTGTCGCAGCAATCGTTTGGAGACTGACTCTTCACAGCGAATTATATATGCCTACAGAGTTATTAGTAGACAGGGGGTTGAAGAAGACAGGCAGGGCCGATCCTCGGTGCTAGTCGTCATATTACGCGCGCGGTCTTGTGCAgcggtgtacggagtaccaagaACGGAGCACCTGCAGAGAGCAACTGCCGCCCAGTCGTAGTACGAACTACGGAGTCCTACGAGGCGATTTGCTGCATCGCGACTGTGGCACCCCAGACTCCAGAGGTTTGCAAGTGTTTTATTAGGAACGCCACGCTTTATGGCCGTTGTAACCATTGGAGCAAAATAGCCCCAAACTagcgctgctgccgccacgGGGTGTGCATGTGAACGTTGTTGCTAGCTTCAAGCCCAGTTGACAAAGCTTGAAAGCATTATGCAATTATCACCGTCCTGTTGGCAACCGGTGCAGGCTCCGTCGATCCCCGTCACTAGCGCAGGAGCACGACGGTTTATCCGGTCGAAATGAAGACGTGTCTGTCGTTCCTTAACCCGTTCCCCTCCGGACGGCTGGCCGGAACCAAGCCAAGGAACAAAATCCAGAACCAGATAGCATGGTGGGGATGTCAGGATGTGGTGGTGAGGCTGACATGTCTGGCCAACGTGCGTTCGTTCGAACTGACAGCCCGCCCAAAcggcgatggcgtcggcCCAACTGTTTGGCTGCTTCTCTTTGTGCGGGCTTGCGGGCTTGCAGGCGTTTGGCCAGGGGTGGCACACGCGTAGTCGGGATGTGGTTGGCTTGGTTCAAGTGGTTGCTTGGAGGTTGGAGGTTCGTCCGGGGACAGGCGCACAACCCTGCCCACGCTGCCGCGATGCGTTTGTCCCTTCAAGATCCACCAAGAGTCATCTGGAGGAGGGTCCAATAAAGTGGCTAGCAGCGGGACTGGCGATACTattgtgctccgtactccgtaattgcttgcattgtacatacggaATAGTATTCGGTAGAAGGGCGACaaaccaaggaggaggaagcgAGGGGGGATACATACTaagtactaagtacctaggtacttatattaggtacctaggtacttaagtacttatacttacttactttaagtaGAAAGGCCACTGGGACGAGCGCGAGCGCGTTCCTTCAACGTTGGTCTGCCGCGCCAACCCATCCACCAGACCTTTGCCATCCACCAGACCTTTGCCATCGTCCTGTTCGCGCCTTCGTCCGTTCGCGCCTTGAAGACTGGGCAATCATATGGACGGTTAAATGCATGTGCATATTCATGTGTGATCGATTGATTTGCACAACCCAAGAGCCGCCGCTTGACAATGGACCCCTGCCCTGTGCAAATTAGTCTCAACCCCTTTTCGGCCAGCGAAGCCAGGAACCAGTCGTTGACGATGCCACCCTCCCGGCCGGGTGCCTGCCGCTAAACCCATTTGGGATCCACGCGCGCTCTCCACTGTACCTCGACATGGGAGTGAAGTGACCCTGCGACTACACTCGGCcacccttgcccttcttcctCGCGCCATCTTTTCCTGTTCTtggccccccccccccagtCAACAACGTCTGATGGCTAGTTTGCCCTCACCGTTGATGGTTCCCAATGTCCGCCGCCCTGGACCGTGCCTCTTTCTCTCCCTTTCTCGTTCAATTTGCCGATACTGCTAcatcctttttttttccatgGCCAATTTAATGACCCGGTGATAAGACATTACTCCTCGGTCTGGTCACATACGCGAGTCCTAAAATGGCACAATTAGCTTCGCTTCATGGTCATGCCTTGGCGGACCTGGAGCCAGGCCCGTCATCCATCGTGTCAACTTCTGATACAACATCTGCCTCGAAGTTTTCTGACACTCTCCGACACGAcgagctcttcttctccttaagccaccaccaccagcaaccgccgccgccgcagccgcaggaGCAACAAGACGACTCCTTGGACAAGATCTGCCATCAAACGCCTTCTGACCTTGAcactcctccttctccttgtctaCCCATAGGACATAGCGTCACCAGCAGTCTCAGCTCCTTGACTTCCATCGCGACTCCTGTTGCCGGAACTACGTTTCAATCAACCATTGCTCACTTcccctctcctcctctcagAACCCCAATCAGGCGGAAGCCGTT
Proteins encoded:
- the sin4 gene encoding Mediator of RNA polymerase II transcription subunit 16, whose product is MPLILDNSMQVDLDNVDDLFGDDVPLSIPVRPQGKQLQQRLDELRNRGACQAVAWSKSGTIASLAPDGLTLELRFLRCHPDTGAWELSEPTTCDLVKGTPAIPLVHLEWGTTNTPDLAVIDAAGRVSLVSFAISLNHPFITRKWETDTIDDLHGIAGCYWLPVAPTNQQKPFNIMYGPANKSGNGYQYESSFVHAIGPNHPHSAKSALFCVSSGGMLKMYWSQNNGRMEETTMELESVNTSDELVTHAAFASDKKHLLAAVATSSRQLKLLKIEIQWGGPGSSSEKITMPQNARLNPALVETHIASASWLYAGPNETNYDASMAELSFLHVLPAVMDNTGSSTVPPLIMTVRSRNVGDGSFQSAQSVLDRWEAIESKQSLDSAFEQLGNRRNSVSSDPPNTIKLKKLESIVINKVVIGIQDIQYRKVLLLTMSDGSIEYRDRFTFEEIYANEDLTKVMTLRQVGWTFSDSGPCHQVAFSPTCCSMIQIGDDAKVRWNKLEYPLGDIGSSPQDPHYPATIAALSIAAASCLWHQSNCDDLLAVVQSLATRKRFLPDWISEIIRILKIQVDYSEETHHDSLMRNSPLQSCLSIMSSLGFRGETRRRSFQSKFAIISLNMRNVVILITLASNTPMNIREKMSPLDEHEVVEALAGCAKWSVDLLCWLVDCLFELMNDDNFIQRLNPQRFGELNQYLHDRNDVSLHLLLSSSSRSFVSAVCRRISLLENISNKAIEFYKRQASGDQQGGAKPPNPQLQQAYQKMQQVTSTSLIKVTEFEKLLNILASDIRQTYAQCIPGMARNRPNPPQGKQMDIAIKNTQAHFEMAMLLSGSLGSYFLPVLSKLFAKDLPAFRKLTDPAKLFFADFELLGVQDDRSSLAARKAKGVHVDIFKRTELRSGCGTSRWRRCTRCTAVMEDVFGSRPGFTFVLAQQRKCSCSGYWALLPKGKLVL